The following are encoded together in the Gilvimarinus sp. DA14 genome:
- a CDS encoding 2OG-Fe(II) oxygenase — protein MALSQWLSPSTLANTPNFAHSFQSAEPFSYLVIDNFFSEQTCEALVKEFPPFDTNRARDENGNIGRKATYPNIRELGGSYQKLDKLIQSTEFLSWISEATGIDDLLYDPDYFGGGTHENCHGQDLDPHVDFNRHPVTGHHRRLNLIVYLNREWQDAWGGAIEFHRDPRLPPSENEITEVQPLFNRCVIFATHDHSWHGFKRINLPEGDADTRSRKSLALYFYSKTRPQHEYHGRHSTIYVERPLPAHIQPGLTLSEADYQSIQGLLTRRDQHLARLYRDNQRLHTMLDKLTNNRAVNLARRGLNVASRVKNRAQKLIRR, from the coding sequence ATGGCACTTTCACAGTGGCTCAGTCCATCCACCCTCGCCAACACCCCCAACTTTGCGCACAGCTTTCAATCTGCCGAGCCGTTTTCCTATTTGGTTATCGACAATTTCTTCAGCGAGCAAACCTGCGAAGCACTGGTAAAGGAGTTTCCACCATTTGACACAAATCGCGCCCGCGATGAGAACGGCAACATTGGCCGCAAAGCTACCTACCCCAATATCCGTGAGTTGGGCGGCAGCTACCAGAAGCTGGATAAACTGATTCAGTCAACGGAATTTCTAAGCTGGATCTCCGAGGCCACGGGCATCGATGACTTGCTCTACGACCCTGACTATTTTGGCGGAGGCACCCATGAAAACTGTCACGGCCAGGATTTAGACCCCCACGTCGATTTTAACCGCCACCCTGTCACCGGCCACCACCGGCGCCTAAACCTTATTGTGTACCTCAACCGCGAGTGGCAAGACGCCTGGGGCGGCGCCATTGAATTTCACCGTGACCCGCGCCTGCCGCCCAGCGAGAACGAGATTACCGAAGTACAACCGCTGTTTAACCGCTGCGTTATTTTCGCCACTCACGACCATTCCTGGCACGGCTTTAAGCGAATTAACCTGCCCGAGGGAGACGCTGACACGCGCTCGCGCAAGTCGCTGGCACTGTATTTCTACAGCAAAACCCGGCCGCAGCACGAATACCATGGGCGCCACTCGACAATCTACGTGGAGCGCCCTCTGCCCGCCCATATTCAACCCGGGCTAACCCTAAGCGAGGCAGACTACCAGAGCATTCAGGGACTGTTGACACGGCGCGACCAGCACCTCGCGCGGCTGTACCGCGATAACCAAAGGCTTCACACCATGCTCGACAAGCTCACCAACAACCGCGCTGTTAACCTGGCGCGGCGCGGCCTGAATGTCGCCTCGCGCGTGAAAAACCGAGCGCAAAAACTGATCCGCCGCTAG
- the ychF gene encoding redox-regulated ATPase YchF, giving the protein MGFNCGIVGLPNVGKSTLFNALTKAGIGAENFPFCTIEPNAGVVAVPDPRQDKIAAIVKPEKVIATTMEFVDIAGLVAGASKGEGLGNKFLANIRETDAIAHVVRCFEDENVIHVDGNINPASDIDVINTELALADLETVEKAIQRFAKAAKGQDKHAIVMKALLEKIQPHLDEAKPLRSFDLTDDERKQLRELSLMTLKPTMYIANVAEDGFEDNPHLDKVRAIAAEENAVVVPICNKIEAEISELDDEEKTEFLEALGMEEPGLNRVIRAGYDLLGLHTYFTAGVKEVRAWTIPVGATAPQAAGKIHTDFEKGFIRAEVVSYDDFIELGGEQGAKDAGKWRLEGKDYIVKDGDIVHFRFNV; this is encoded by the coding sequence ATGGGCTTTAATTGCGGTATTGTCGGACTTCCCAACGTGGGCAAATCCACCCTGTTTAACGCACTCACCAAAGCGGGCATTGGCGCCGAAAATTTTCCGTTTTGCACCATTGAGCCCAACGCCGGCGTAGTCGCGGTCCCCGACCCGCGCCAGGACAAAATCGCCGCTATCGTAAAGCCCGAGAAGGTGATCGCCACCACCATGGAGTTTGTGGACATCGCGGGCCTTGTGGCCGGCGCCTCCAAGGGTGAGGGCCTGGGCAATAAGTTCCTGGCGAACATTCGCGAAACCGACGCCATCGCCCACGTGGTGCGCTGCTTTGAAGACGAAAACGTGATTCACGTGGACGGCAACATTAACCCTGCCTCAGATATCGACGTCATCAACACCGAACTGGCACTGGCCGATCTGGAAACCGTGGAAAAAGCCATTCAGCGCTTTGCCAAAGCCGCCAAGGGTCAAGACAAGCATGCGATTGTTATGAAAGCGCTGCTGGAAAAAATTCAGCCGCATCTGGACGAAGCCAAGCCGCTGCGCTCGTTTGATTTAACCGACGACGAGAGAAAGCAACTGCGTGAGCTGAGCCTGATGACCCTCAAGCCCACCATGTACATTGCCAACGTCGCCGAAGACGGCTTCGAGGACAACCCGCACCTGGATAAAGTGCGCGCCATCGCCGCCGAAGAAAACGCCGTGGTGGTGCCCATTTGCAACAAAATTGAAGCGGAAATCAGCGAGCTGGACGACGAAGAGAAAACCGAATTCCTGGAAGCACTGGGCATGGAAGAGCCGGGCCTAAACCGCGTTATTCGCGCCGGCTACGACTTGCTGGGCTTGCACACCTACTTTACCGCCGGGGTAAAAGAAGTACGCGCCTGGACCATCCCCGTAGGCGCTACCGCGCCCCAGGCGGCCGGTAAAATTCACACCGACTTTGAAAAAGGCTTTATCCGCGCCGAAGTGGTCAGCTACGACGACTTTATTGAACTAGGCGGCGAGCAAGGCGCCAAAGACGCCGGTAAATGGCGTCTGGAAGGCAAAGACTACATCGTTAAAGACGGCGATATCGTCCACTTCCGGTTCAACGTTTAA
- a CDS encoding ParA family protein, translating into MAKVYSLVSTKGGVGKTSISVNLAAIFADLGQRTLLIDTDFAQNLSKYFNIPFPADSGLTQLITTTDPEGCISHTGFSNLDIIVNDDSKGDKGGPILPFLRESSSHVLYFHMALQKLATEYDYIIVDTQGAIGLLQEAVILASDEVISPVVPNYLDSTEFVTGTVNMLRSLLPAPGMKTTIAGRPLPTCNALINRMGRTNDSREMAEWLSREFDEVGDGMVRVLKTIVPDIAAYNKAAGRSEPAHRFEPKRRGKTPSAQETMLELAYELQPKLTGRKPHDVLSAVEA; encoded by the coding sequence ATGGCCAAAGTCTATTCTTTAGTTTCCACCAAAGGTGGAGTCGGCAAAACTTCTATCTCAGTAAACCTAGCTGCAATCTTTGCAGACTTAGGGCAACGTACACTTCTTATTGATACTGACTTCGCTCAAAACTTGAGCAAGTATTTCAATATTCCCTTCCCGGCCGACTCAGGCCTGACTCAACTAATTACCACGACAGACCCCGAAGGCTGTATCAGCCACACCGGATTTTCGAACCTGGATATCATCGTCAACGATGACTCCAAGGGCGACAAAGGCGGCCCAATCCTGCCATTCCTTCGCGAGTCCAGCAGTCATGTTTTATATTTCCACATGGCACTCCAGAAGCTGGCGACCGAGTACGATTACATCATTGTCGATACCCAGGGCGCTATAGGCTTGCTTCAGGAGGCCGTGATTCTGGCCTCGGACGAGGTGATCAGCCCTGTTGTACCCAATTATCTGGACTCGACCGAGTTTGTGACCGGCACAGTCAATATGCTGCGTTCCCTTCTCCCGGCGCCAGGCATGAAAACCACCATTGCCGGCCGTCCCCTCCCTACCTGTAACGCACTAATCAACCGTATGGGTCGAACCAACGACTCACGCGAGATGGCTGAATGGCTTAGCAGGGAGTTCGATGAAGTTGGCGATGGCATGGTCCGGGTGCTTAAGACCATTGTTCCCGATATTGCCGCCTACAACAAAGCTGCCGGGCGTTCTGAGCCAGCACATCGCTTTGAACCGAAGCGCCGAGGAAAGACCCCGAGCGCGCAGGAAACCATGTTGGAGCTCGCCTACGAGCTACAGCCTAAATTGACTGGTCGTAAGCCCCACGACGTCTTATCTGCAGTGGAGGCCTAG
- a CDS encoding ParB family protein produces the protein MASKNKSVNLSERLTRQSRTVEAIRKDPAIPTEITVTLDELVPSEFNPRQSVNPKFDDIKASIKARGLDHRFNVTRKSVDDPYQIADGGNTRLQALQELWEETGDEIFFRHQVTFKPWVDDEESLAGHLVENDLRGDMKLIERALAAKRWIALIEEKEGKISMRKAADRMKAKGWGIDSSNLSVLLYAVDGLHEFVPDLLWAGAGRPVIKKIRSYETAFKAYWDSLIKNGEEPKEDWDSLWQNTLKEFDDVSFDFDGFFQLMSIKFSDAVDEPFSAVSSEIFNIMKGGKPSGVKSPQPNHPNAQPEPSTQPDTAAPEASNSAPSQRPSQEAGNAPGAFSQQVATPSENEAPAVTAGRAMPGTAQGDTPTGSDQLSIAGQVGNFQPKTLDDLLQESYLASCMVAEVHDIDHLLVPTYGDTAPGIGWHIAADLFGGFEAMLSELRPIQRLWAYGLMIPFIGIAHDCTEKGQDDVVEAINALLPFPFMRLFEIVGVQQAYIHTNMLRTLPDYEGASAQHQQSQQGLLAFDKALATIRQHCADDYSSLFLESK, from the coding sequence ATGGCCTCTAAGAACAAATCTGTCAATTTATCTGAACGACTGACACGACAGTCACGCACTGTCGAGGCGATACGTAAAGACCCCGCGATCCCGACAGAAATCACGGTTACTTTGGATGAGCTGGTACCCAGTGAATTCAATCCACGTCAATCAGTGAACCCAAAGTTCGATGATATTAAGGCGTCCATCAAAGCCCGAGGCCTCGATCATCGCTTTAATGTGACTCGAAAAAGTGTTGATGATCCCTACCAAATTGCCGACGGCGGTAATACACGTCTTCAAGCTCTGCAGGAGCTTTGGGAAGAGACCGGCGACGAAATATTCTTTCGGCACCAGGTCACTTTTAAGCCGTGGGTGGACGATGAAGAGTCGTTAGCTGGCCACCTGGTAGAGAACGATTTGCGCGGTGATATGAAGCTCATCGAGCGCGCCTTAGCCGCAAAGCGTTGGATTGCCTTGATTGAGGAGAAGGAAGGCAAAATATCCATGCGTAAAGCCGCCGATCGGATGAAGGCTAAAGGTTGGGGAATTGACTCAAGTAACCTTTCTGTATTGTTGTATGCCGTGGATGGGCTGCATGAATTTGTACCGGATTTACTTTGGGCGGGAGCCGGAAGACCTGTTATCAAGAAAATACGTTCCTATGAGACAGCGTTTAAAGCGTACTGGGATTCGCTGATTAAAAACGGTGAAGAGCCTAAAGAAGATTGGGATTCGCTTTGGCAAAATACTCTAAAAGAGTTCGATGACGTCTCGTTTGATTTTGATGGTTTCTTTCAGTTAATGAGCATCAAATTTTCGGACGCGGTAGACGAGCCTTTCAGTGCTGTAAGTTCGGAAATATTTAACATTATGAAAGGCGGCAAGCCTTCAGGTGTTAAATCACCTCAACCCAACCATCCGAACGCTCAGCCAGAGCCTTCGACCCAACCAGATACAGCTGCACCTGAGGCCAGCAATTCGGCACCGTCACAGCGCCCCAGCCAAGAGGCCGGTAATGCTCCTGGAGCTTTTTCGCAACAAGTTGCGACACCAAGCGAGAATGAAGCACCTGCTGTAACAGCCGGCAGGGCAATGCCGGGTACTGCACAAGGTGACACTCCTACCGGGAGCGATCAACTTTCAATTGCTGGGCAAGTAGGAAACTTCCAGCCGAAGACGCTGGACGATCTTTTACAAGAATCGTATCTCGCCAGCTGTATGGTCGCTGAGGTTCATGATATCGACCACCTCTTAGTGCCTACTTACGGCGACACCGCACCTGGTATCGGGTGGCATATCGCAGCCGATCTGTTTGGTGGCTTCGAGGCGATGTTATCCGAGCTAAGGCCTATACAGCGCTTGTGGGCTTACGGGCTCATGATCCCGTTCATCGGTATTGCGCATGATTGTACCGAGAAAGGACAGGACGACGTAGTTGAAGCAATCAATGCCCTGCTGCCGTTTCCGTTTATGCGGCTATTCGAGATTGTGGGTGTCCAGCAAGCCTATATACACACCAACATGCTGAGAACCCTACCGGATTACGAGGGGGCTTCCGCCCAGCATCAACAGAGCCAACAAGGGTTACTCGCTTTTGACAAAGCGTTAGCAACCATTAGGCAACATTGTGCCGACGACTATTCGAGCCTGTTTCTGGAATCGAAGTAA
- a CDS encoding STY4526/YPO1902 family pathogenicity island replication protein gives MRMITQGGIAVGRDNKTINSKQLASLNREALYTAATAAQTSNFALLKKMGVEETCYDLLRSVTLRALDRMTDFPAPLVDVSFNGKALSNFLNHQELEHSEETDTDRAIRLGIRQPMLNALTGISRRDYDQRKQALGLPPQERGRIESLTESEELDALRQWEQLKNSNLSELRKLCSLSESTGIGIDRLWNTIMEGI, from the coding sequence ATGCGCATGATCACGCAAGGAGGTATCGCTGTGGGGCGAGACAACAAAACCATCAATTCAAAGCAGCTGGCTTCATTGAACAGAGAGGCACTGTATACCGCGGCTACAGCCGCTCAAACCTCCAACTTCGCCCTCCTGAAAAAGATGGGCGTTGAGGAGACCTGCTACGACTTATTGCGATCTGTCACGCTAAGAGCGTTGGATCGTATGACCGACTTCCCGGCTCCTCTCGTGGATGTGTCGTTTAATGGGAAAGCGCTCAGTAATTTCCTGAATCACCAGGAGCTAGAGCATTCCGAAGAGACCGATACTGACCGAGCGATTCGACTGGGAATAAGACAACCCATGCTGAACGCGCTGACGGGTATCAGTCGAAGAGACTATGATCAGCGCAAGCAAGCGCTGGGGCTACCACCCCAGGAGCGCGGACGAATCGAGTCACTGACAGAATCTGAAGAGCTGGATGCTCTTCGCCAATGGGAACAGTTAAAAAACTCCAACCTGTCTGAATTACGCAAGTTGTGCTCTCTTTCAGAGTCGACAGGCATAGGAATCGACAGGTTGTGGAACACGATCATGGAGGGCATTTGA
- a CDS encoding STY4528 family pathogenicity island replication protein: MSDLSPIIKQISFAEQSLLQQRRIDNGGANSSGSSGTSMGVIFTGNFHHSVPNHLIFDGQLKPADKLLWQVLRAFISNPQMPGYVPSREELSAAMVCSAPTVANSRATLRINRWMTFCRSVRDELQRFVGDVYLLHEEPLSLADTLELDSGYVQFLEAQVSGASAGKANRNLASQVLAQISALESTPRSPTQLESMEDRLREAVFGKSALITTSEELDSHVKNFNTALADVEGENTSEKIAVNEAMRASEGPLESHDKNFNAGQNSHVKNLNTAFDHNLSEKENSLHGSEENIFYPRSIGSSSININKYITTRAHKGIHPSTEPARRHDADLDKPLAECLAASHLGWLVADTTQPMLFLWEVYRTNIPVIGRVLLGLGEEARRDVMCQLFGRMIFNVKHPGTEPIRNIVSFTKALVDRRRDNVMMLDEWGQMVKEAIEDSEPHFLIGQGGVI; the protein is encoded by the coding sequence ATGTCCGACCTGTCTCCCATCATTAAGCAGATTTCTTTTGCCGAGCAAAGCCTGCTTCAGCAACGACGAATTGACAACGGTGGCGCCAACTCCTCCGGCAGCTCCGGTACCAGCATGGGCGTCATATTTACCGGTAACTTTCATCATAGTGTGCCCAATCACTTAATCTTTGATGGACAGTTGAAGCCGGCGGATAAACTCCTATGGCAGGTTTTGAGGGCGTTTATCTCAAACCCACAGATGCCTGGCTATGTTCCCTCTCGTGAGGAACTGAGTGCAGCCATGGTGTGTTCAGCGCCTACAGTAGCGAACTCTCGGGCAACACTGCGTATCAATCGCTGGATGACCTTCTGCCGGTCGGTGCGCGATGAGCTTCAGCGGTTTGTGGGCGATGTGTATTTGCTTCATGAGGAACCGTTGAGTTTGGCAGACACGCTGGAACTGGATTCAGGGTATGTACAGTTCCTAGAAGCCCAGGTAAGTGGCGCTAGTGCGGGTAAAGCCAATCGCAACCTGGCCAGCCAGGTTCTCGCTCAAATAAGTGCGCTGGAGTCGACGCCCAGAAGTCCCACTCAATTGGAGTCCATGGAAGACAGGCTGAGAGAAGCTGTTTTTGGGAAAAGTGCCTTGATCACTACGAGTGAAGAGCTTGATAGCCATGTTAAAAATTTTAACACGGCTCTGGCTGACGTTGAGGGTGAAAATACCAGTGAGAAAATCGCAGTAAACGAAGCAATGCGGGCTTCAGAGGGGCCTTTGGAAAGCCATGATAAGAATTTTAACGCGGGTCAAAATAGCCATGTTAAAAATCTTAACACGGCTTTTGATCATAATTTGTCCGAGAAAGAAAATTCTTTACACGGCTCCGAAGAAAATATTTTTTATCCCCGTAGTATTGGTAGTAGTAGTATTAATATTAATAAATATATTACTACGCGCGCGCACAAGGGAATTCACCCATCCACTGAGCCGGCACGGCGACACGATGCCGACTTGGATAAACCCTTGGCCGAGTGCCTGGCTGCCTCCCATCTCGGCTGGCTGGTCGCCGACACCACCCAGCCCATGCTGTTTCTCTGGGAAGTCTACCGAACCAACATCCCGGTCATTGGCCGCGTGTTGCTTGGGCTTGGCGAGGAGGCCCGACGCGACGTGATGTGCCAACTCTTCGGTCGCATGATCTTCAACGTCAAACACCCCGGTACTGAGCCAATCCGCAACATCGTCAGCTTCACGAAAGCCCTGGTAGACCGTCGTCGAGACAACGTCATGATGCTGGATGAGTGGGGGCAGATGGTGAAGGAAGCTATTGAAGATAGTGAACCTCATTTCTTGATTGGCCAAGGTGGTGTGATATGA
- a CDS encoding PFL_4669 family integrating conjugative element protein — MEHETNESILDLEEKAELRAEAKRNLNRSHPDGADSIVKPASVQGRPGRLETGGGKITLETRQAHALFYGRRGDKDKNIYPIVGLVRFAKNVAEIWHASENDDPYADQALLEIETKFEDAAAFIRAQKKHIDEILDTELQGIDIPDTHSVDPATMDIQFYSPWAYRSAILLTQFDRVVLSAMTAKKMGLMFEDDWTSSIVKCSSMIRSVFEASRLWVNTSVKRDDLAANNKVAQRAAKVYESHKPTMPTLSEDVRKGERRAKLAPRIKTGESADDRQESLSNI, encoded by the coding sequence ATGGAACATGAGACAAACGAATCGATTCTTGATTTAGAAGAGAAAGCGGAGCTTCGTGCAGAGGCTAAGCGGAATTTGAACCGGTCGCACCCGGACGGTGCCGACAGTATTGTCAAACCTGCGTCAGTTCAGGGGCGACCTGGAAGGCTTGAGACTGGCGGCGGCAAGATCACATTGGAGACGCGGCAAGCGCACGCCCTTTTCTACGGGCGTCGTGGGGATAAAGATAAGAACATCTATCCTATCGTTGGCTTGGTTCGGTTCGCCAAGAATGTGGCGGAGATATGGCATGCCAGTGAGAATGATGATCCCTATGCGGATCAGGCGTTGTTGGAAATTGAAACGAAGTTTGAGGATGCGGCTGCGTTTATCCGGGCACAGAAGAAACACATCGATGAGATTCTGGATACTGAACTTCAAGGTATCGACATTCCCGACACTCATAGCGTCGATCCGGCCACGATGGATATTCAGTTCTATTCGCCCTGGGCCTACCGTTCCGCCATCTTGCTGACTCAGTTTGACCGAGTGGTGTTATCGGCGATGACCGCGAAGAAGATGGGTCTCATGTTTGAGGATGATTGGACCTCCAGCATTGTAAAGTGCTCGTCCATGATTCGATCAGTGTTTGAAGCAAGTCGTCTTTGGGTGAATACATCAGTTAAGCGTGATGATTTGGCCGCGAACAACAAAGTGGCTCAACGTGCGGCGAAAGTGTACGAGTCACACAAACCGACTATGCCCACATTGTCTGAGGATGTTCGTAAAGGTGAGCGTCGCGCAAAATTAGCGCCGCGAATCAAGACTGGTGAGTCTGCGGACGACCGACAAGAATCACTATCGAATATCTGA
- a CDS encoding single-stranded DNA-binding protein, whose protein sequence is MALSIFAHEGNVGSFEYKTVPVKGEEKSVLNVSFRADVKARDESGEWSKDNGFWVDVEFWGKRSKAVAELLKVGARIVVIGEQRMESFQSNDPATPGQEIYRLKVRADSISFAPMGIESIQYKPKAGPENQGYPAEEQSQS, encoded by the coding sequence ATGGCGCTCAGCATTTTTGCCCACGAGGGTAATGTCGGTTCATTTGAGTACAAAACCGTTCCGGTCAAAGGCGAAGAAAAATCCGTTTTAAACGTCTCATTTCGTGCGGACGTGAAAGCGCGTGATGAATCGGGAGAATGGAGCAAAGACAACGGCTTCTGGGTGGATGTGGAGTTTTGGGGAAAGCGCTCGAAAGCTGTGGCGGAGCTACTGAAAGTAGGTGCTCGTATCGTCGTGATCGGCGAACAGAGAATGGAGTCCTTTCAATCCAATGACCCAGCGACGCCAGGTCAAGAAATCTATCGCTTAAAAGTCCGTGCTGACTCAATCTCGTTCGCTCCTATGGGCATTGAATCCATTCAATACAAGCCCAAAGCCGGGCCAGAGAATCAAGGCTATCCAGCTGAGGAGCAATCACAAAGCTAA
- a CDS encoding GspE/PulE family protein: protein MTSDMQSIADMCGTSPVLDMRDIAGTPVQDERLRSYLADMQSCVLLDTDELLTADISHKGLQTARRAKDFLKTSHGLDVTIRPAEQQIVSMLRSNNAVLQGTAEEPTQSELNNVERSAIQRLLDILVQSAYQAGSSDVHIETDEILGRSIVKFRVLGKLVEQTGTSFRLTAEQGRKLGALIVNFESYRTGGTSPKPFDVNIPVDASVTVEISVGGRLRKVKIRYAHQPMDDPKGISIVLRLLSADGEGKNPTFVELGYSSGQVALQEKAFAFPHGIVLYVGPTGSGKSTALAAGVTILAKDGTRKIITYEDPVENRIPGVCQTQVNEKRPETSWASYSKSTMRQDPDVIVYGEIRDPEVQSSAFQQANTGHLVLSTLHANSGVVAIERMVDLGAQPSRLASPGLIRAIIAQRLVPELCPACSPRLADVVTSPKATDDHRRVWDHFQKVTAETNPEALKRIRTKAVGENHCQHCDGHGISGRVPIAEIIFLDRLGRGYIRSGDLNGWLDYLKSTGWKSMEDNAADKILSGRLCPIIVEKSLESPYGINADSFDYAQFDRDIESRRMAEIESRQAAIAKKQLEVVENG, encoded by the coding sequence ATGACATCAGATATGCAGAGCATTGCGGATATGTGTGGCACTAGCCCTGTGCTGGACATGCGAGACATCGCCGGCACACCGGTGCAGGACGAACGCTTACGTTCCTATTTGGCTGACATGCAATCTTGTGTGCTCCTGGATACCGATGAGTTATTGACAGCAGACATCTCCCACAAAGGCTTACAGACGGCCAGGAGAGCCAAGGATTTTTTAAAGACGTCACACGGTCTGGACGTCACGATTCGCCCCGCGGAGCAACAAATCGTCTCGATGTTGCGCTCGAATAATGCGGTCCTTCAAGGCACCGCCGAAGAACCTACTCAAAGTGAGTTAAACAACGTTGAGCGTTCCGCTATTCAACGGCTCTTGGATATTTTGGTTCAGTCGGCCTATCAGGCCGGATCCTCCGATGTGCACATTGAGACCGATGAGATCTTGGGGCGCTCGATCGTCAAGTTTAGGGTGCTGGGAAAGCTGGTCGAGCAAACGGGTACCAGCTTTCGCTTAACCGCAGAACAGGGCCGCAAATTAGGGGCTCTGATTGTGAACTTCGAGTCCTACCGCACCGGGGGGACGTCGCCGAAGCCCTTTGACGTCAATATTCCAGTGGACGCCAGTGTCACGGTAGAGATCAGTGTGGGCGGCCGTCTGCGTAAAGTGAAGATCCGCTACGCCCACCAGCCAATGGATGACCCTAAGGGCATCAGCATTGTTCTACGGTTGCTCTCCGCCGATGGCGAAGGTAAGAACCCAACATTCGTGGAGCTAGGCTACAGCTCGGGCCAAGTAGCGCTGCAGGAGAAAGCTTTTGCCTTTCCCCACGGCATTGTGCTTTACGTCGGCCCTACCGGTTCCGGTAAGTCAACGGCACTGGCAGCCGGGGTAACCATCCTTGCTAAGGACGGCACCCGGAAGATCATCACCTACGAGGATCCGGTAGAGAACCGAATCCCCGGTGTTTGCCAAACACAAGTCAATGAAAAGCGCCCTGAGACTTCATGGGCAAGCTATTCAAAATCGACGATGCGTCAGGACCCGGATGTCATTGTCTACGGGGAGATCCGTGATCCTGAAGTACAGTCCAGCGCGTTTCAGCAGGCGAATACAGGCCACTTGGTGCTGTCCACTCTCCACGCTAACAGTGGTGTAGTGGCTATTGAGAGAATGGTGGACCTTGGCGCTCAGCCGAGCCGGTTGGCCTCCCCAGGGTTAATCCGGGCCATCATCGCCCAGCGTCTGGTGCCCGAGCTTTGCCCGGCGTGTAGCCCGCGGTTGGCGGATGTCGTAACCAGCCCGAAAGCGACCGATGATCACCGCCGTGTCTGGGATCACTTTCAGAAGGTGACAGCCGAGACCAACCCAGAGGCTCTGAAACGTATTCGTACCAAAGCGGTTGGTGAGAACCACTGCCAGCACTGTGATGGTCATGGGATTAGTGGTCGCGTCCCGATTGCTGAAATCATCTTCCTGGACAGGTTGGGCCGCGGATACATCCGCAGTGGCGATTTGAATGGCTGGTTGGATTACTTGAAGTCTACCGGCTGGAAGTCAATGGAAGACAATGCGGCCGATAAAATTCTCTCGGGGCGACTGTGTCCCATCATCGTTGAAAAATCACTGGAATCTCCTTACGGGATCAATGCGGACAGCTTTGATTACGCTCAGTTTGATCGCGACATCGAGTCTCGCAGAATGGCGGAAATTGAGTCACGCCAGGCCGCGATCGCCAAGAAGCAACTGGAGGTGGTCGAGAATGGATAG
- a CDS encoding type II secretion system F family protein, which produces MDSSIANLVNVNSLSESFNDSLQSLSRSFRFSRAKQADFLRAFAGPMSVGRQPIEICEHIRKHGSTVQKEVATLILASLEEGGGIASAMEGWIDPVSLSALKATEEAGSEVFVRALERIAESLEVSSQGRAKIIKLAIYPAIILIATIAIMIYPVGPVIESLKLMIHGKSDPTLDSMTSLIEFYVHWLWLVALIGIGLIIGYRWYMANSISSFRHRIDQIPVFSGYRLSIASKFISTFALLKEFGMPASRIFNILKDSGNNYQRYHATLAQFNLGEGAISEVDAMDTGLLDDSQIATLHLYASADDDQLIAAMNKAADVVGKSISKRSTYAAYLVALLIGGWAFYNVIMIVSVLVGFNPKDHMQLGV; this is translated from the coding sequence ATGGATAGCTCTATCGCCAACCTTGTTAACGTGAATTCACTGAGTGAGTCGTTCAACGATTCATTACAGAGTCTATCTCGGTCTTTTCGTTTCAGTCGTGCAAAACAAGCTGACTTTCTTCGTGCGTTTGCTGGCCCCATGTCAGTTGGTAGGCAACCGATTGAAATCTGTGAACACATACGCAAACACGGCTCGACCGTTCAGAAGGAAGTCGCCACACTGATTCTTGCGTCGCTCGAAGAAGGGGGTGGTATTGCCTCGGCTATGGAGGGGTGGATCGACCCGGTTTCATTGTCTGCGCTTAAGGCGACCGAAGAGGCGGGTTCAGAAGTGTTTGTACGCGCCTTAGAGCGCATTGCTGAGTCACTGGAAGTGTCGTCACAGGGACGTGCGAAAATTATCAAGCTTGCCATCTATCCCGCGATTATCTTGATTGCGACGATCGCTATTATGATTTACCCCGTTGGGCCGGTGATTGAAAGTCTGAAATTGATGATTCACGGTAAATCCGATCCAACACTCGACAGCATGACCTCTCTCATCGAGTTTTATGTTCATTGGTTATGGTTGGTGGCACTGATCGGAATCGGGCTGATCATTGGATACCGCTGGTATATGGCGAACAGTATCTCCAGCTTCAGACACAGAATCGATCAAATACCAGTATTTTCTGGGTACCGGCTTTCGATTGCGAGCAAGTTTATCTCTACGTTCGCGCTTCTCAAAGAGTTCGGCATGCCTGCCTCACGAATTTTTAACATCCTGAAAGATTCTGGAAATAACTATCAACGGTATCACGCCACTTTAGCTCAATTTAACTTGGGTGAGGGTGCTATAAGCGAAGTGGACGCCATGGATACTGGTTTGTTGGATGACTCGCAAATTGCGACGCTGCATCTTTACGCCAGTGCCGATGACGACCAGCTGATCGCTGCAATGAACAAGGCCGCAGATGTAGTCGGAAAATCAATATCGAAGCGTTCCACCTACGCTGCTTATCTTGTAGCTCTTCTCATTGGAGGATGGGCTTTTTATAACGTCATCATGATCGTATCCGTACTCGTAGGGTTTAACCCTAAAGATCACATGCAACTTGGAGTCTAA